A stretch of Paracoccus sp. MA DNA encodes these proteins:
- a CDS encoding mannitol dehydrogenase family protein, with protein sequence MDRLSNQTLDRLGQPVPGYDRAALRPGILHFGVGNFFRAHQAAYLDRLMNMGLAQDFAIIGAGVMPGDVRMRDTLAAQDYLYTLVEQSAERSDARVLGPIVDYIAPGDPARVIAALADPAIRIVALTITEGGYFIDAATGHFDPAHPAIAADAQNPDAPRTVFGLIVAGLKARRAAGHAPFTVMCCDNIPHNGKVTCEAVAETARLSDPELARWITAHVAFPNAMVDRITPATSDRERRMVREDFGIADDAPVFCEDFIQWVLEDNFPAGRPPLEKAGVEFVADVTPWELMKIRILNGGHAVIAYPAGMLDIHFVHEAMADAQVRAFLEKVEADEIIPAVPPVPGTDLGAYFAKVAERCANPKIGDTVRRLCLDGSNRQPKFIVPTIAHRLERDLPVDGLALESALWCRYCAGTTDSGAAIEPNDPNWNHLTEVAQAARTDPSAWLDMAEIYGATGRDPRFAEPFARWLAMLWDRGTRATLDAYLKG encoded by the coding sequence ATGGACAGGCTTTCCAACCAGACCCTAGACCGCCTCGGCCAGCCGGTGCCGGGCTATGACCGCGCCGCCCTGCGCCCCGGCATCCTGCATTTCGGCGTCGGCAATTTCTTCCGCGCCCATCAGGCCGCCTATCTGGACCGGCTGATGAACATGGGGCTGGCGCAGGACTTCGCCATCATCGGCGCCGGCGTCATGCCGGGCGACGTGCGGATGCGCGACACGCTGGCGGCGCAGGACTATCTTTACACGCTGGTCGAGCAATCGGCCGAACGCTCGGATGCCCGGGTGCTGGGGCCGATCGTGGACTATATCGCGCCGGGCGATCCCGCGCGGGTCATCGCCGCGCTGGCCGATCCGGCGATCCGCATCGTGGCGCTGACCATCACCGAGGGCGGCTATTTCATCGATGCCGCCACCGGGCATTTCGACCCGGCCCATCCCGCCATCGCGGCGGATGCGCAAAATCCCGACGCGCCGCGGACCGTGTTCGGGCTGATCGTCGCGGGGTTGAAGGCGCGGCGGGCGGCGGGCCATGCGCCCTTCACCGTCATGTGCTGCGACAACATCCCGCATAACGGCAAGGTCACCTGCGAGGCGGTGGCCGAAACCGCGCGGCTCTCGGACCCGGAGCTGGCCCGGTGGATCACGGCGCATGTCGCCTTCCCGAACGCCATGGTGGACCGCATCACCCCCGCCACCAGCGACCGCGAGCGCCGCATGGTGCGCGAGGATTTCGGCATCGCCGACGACGCCCCGGTCTTCTGCGAGGATTTCATCCAATGGGTGCTCGAAGATAACTTCCCCGCCGGCCGCCCGCCGCTTGAGAAGGCCGGCGTCGAATTCGTCGCCGACGTGACGCCCTGGGAACTGATGAAGATCCGCATCCTCAACGGCGGCCATGCGGTGATCGCCTATCCGGCCGGGATGCTGGACATCCATTTCGTGCATGAGGCGATGGCCGACGCTCAGGTCCGCGCCTTCCTGGAAAAGGTCGAGGCGGACGAGATCATCCCCGCCGTGCCGCCGGTGCCCGGCACCGACCTTGGCGCCTATTTCGCCAAGGTGGCCGAACGCTGCGCCAATCCCAAGATCGGCGACACGGTGCGCAGGCTTTGCCTCGACGGTTCGAACCGGCAGCCGAAATTCATCGTGCCGACCATCGCCCACCGGCTGGAGCGCGACCTGCCCGTGGACGGGCTGGCGCTGGAATCGGCGCTGTGGTGCCGCTATTGCGCCGGGACTACGGACAGCGGCGCGGCCATCGAGCCGAACGATCCGAACTGGAACCACCTGACGGAGGTGGCGCAGGCGGCCCGGACCGATCCCTCGGCCTGGCTGGACATGGCCGAGATCTATGGCGCGACCGGCCGCGATCCGCGCTTTGCCGAACCCTTCGCGCGCTGGCTGGCCATGCTGTGGGACAGGGGCACGCGCGCGACGCTCGACGCTTATCTCAAGGGCTAG
- a CDS encoding sugar-binding transcriptional regulator — translation MSNQGRKLEQAAKAAWLSYVAGKTQDEIAGIMGVSRQTAQRLVAQAMAEGIVKIRIDHPFAHCMDLAVELQRKYGLEFCQIAPSDAPEVGVALMLADVIEQWLRRPDPMTMAIGTGRTLRSAIAQLPHIDCPQHRIVSLTGNIAPDGSTAYYNVLFTLSDLVSARSFPLPLPVIAPSMRERQAVNSQPSIERLIRMSAEAAVAFVGIGTLGEGAPLMLDGFLSQPDLDALVAAGAVGEITGWAYDARGALVAGLSNDRVASAPIPPRETTLVIGAAHGAEKVPAIRGALQGGLISGLITDAATGAALLGD, via the coding sequence ATGTCGAACCAGGGCCGGAAACTGGAACAGGCAGCCAAGGCGGCATGGCTTTCCTATGTCGCGGGCAAGACCCAGGACGAGATCGCCGGCATCATGGGCGTCTCGCGCCAGACCGCGCAGCGCCTGGTCGCGCAGGCCATGGCCGAGGGCATCGTCAAGATCCGCATCGACCATCCCTTCGCCCATTGCATGGACCTCGCCGTCGAATTGCAGCGGAAATACGGGCTGGAATTCTGCCAGATCGCGCCCTCGGACGCACCCGAGGTCGGGGTGGCGCTGATGCTGGCCGATGTGATCGAGCAATGGCTGCGGCGTCCCGATCCGATGACCATGGCGATCGGCACCGGCCGCACGCTGCGCAGCGCCATCGCGCAATTGCCGCATATCGACTGCCCGCAGCACCGCATCGTCTCGCTGACCGGCAATATCGCGCCGGACGGCTCGACCGCCTATTACAACGTGCTGTTCACGCTCTCCGACCTGGTCAGCGCCCGCAGCTTTCCCCTGCCCCTGCCCGTCATCGCCCCCAGCATGCGCGAGCGGCAGGCGGTCAACAGCCAGCCCAGCATCGAGCGGCTGATCCGCATGTCGGCCGAGGCGGCGGTGGCCTTCGTCGGCATCGGCACGCTGGGCGAAGGCGCGCCGCTGATGCTGGACGGGTTCCTGTCCCAGCCCGATCTGGACGCGCTGGTCGCGGCCGGCGCGGTGGGCGAGATCACCGGCTGGGCCTATGACGCCCGGGGCGCGCTGGTGGCCGGGCTCAGCAACGACCGGGTGGCCTCGGCCCCGATCCCGCCGCGCGAGACGACGCTGGTGATCGGCGCCGCCCATGGCGCGGAAAAGGTGCCGGCGATCCGCGGCGCGCTGCAGGGCGGGCTGATCAGCGGGCTGATCACCGATGCCGCGACCGGCGCGGCGCTGCTAGGCGACTGA
- a CDS encoding carbohydrate ABC transporter permease has product MATRHQKTLARLMVAPSVLLLLGWMIVPLAMTLWFSFQSYNLLSPGMERFIGWANYQYFLSDPAFWTAMQNTLLLVGGVLVITVGGGILLALLLDQPMFGQGIVRILVIAPFFIMPTVSALVWKNMFMNPVNGLFAWLAKAVGAQPIDFLAQYPLMSIILIVAWQWLPFATLILLTALQSLDSEQMEAAEMDGAGTWAKFTHLILPHLSRAITVVILIETIFLLSVFAEILVTTNGGPGYQSTNLTYLVFSQALLQFDVGGASAGGIIAVILANIVAIFLMRMIGKTLE; this is encoded by the coding sequence ATGGCTACCAGACATCAGAAAACACTCGCGCGCCTGATGGTCGCGCCCTCGGTCCTGCTGCTTCTGGGCTGGATGATCGTGCCGCTGGCCATGACGCTGTGGTTCAGCTTCCAGAGCTACAACCTGCTCTCGCCCGGCATGGAACGCTTCATCGGCTGGGCCAATTACCAGTATTTCCTGTCCGATCCCGCCTTCTGGACCGCGATGCAGAACACGCTGCTGCTGGTCGGGGGCGTGCTGGTCATCACCGTGGGCGGCGGCATCCTGCTGGCCTTGCTGCTGGACCAGCCGATGTTCGGGCAGGGCATCGTGCGCATCCTGGTGATCGCGCCCTTCTTCATCATGCCGACCGTCTCGGCGCTGGTGTGGAAGAACATGTTCATGAACCCGGTGAACGGGCTTTTCGCCTGGCTCGCCAAGGCGGTGGGCGCGCAGCCCATCGATTTCCTGGCGCAATATCCGCTGATGTCGATCATCCTGATCGTCGCCTGGCAATGGCTGCCCTTCGCCACGCTGATCCTGCTGACCGCGCTGCAATCGCTCGACAGCGAGCAGATGGAGGCGGCCGAGATGGACGGCGCCGGGACCTGGGCCAAGTTCACCCACCTGATCCTGCCGCACCTGTCGCGCGCCATCACCGTGGTGATCCTGATCGAGACCATTTTCCTGCTTTCGGTCTTCGCCGAGATCCTGGTCACCACCAATGGCGGGCCGGGCTACCAGTCCACCAACCTGACCTATCTGGTCTTTTCGCAGGCGCTGCTGCAGTTCGACGTGGGCGGCGCATCCGCCGGGGGCATCATCGCCGTCATCCTTGCCAACATCGTCGCGATCTTCCTGATGCGGATGATCGGCAAGACGCTGGAGTAA
- a CDS encoding HAD-IA family hydrolase produces the protein MRGLIFDCDGVLVDSEPLAAVEIEALLQRLGAPITRARIYDEFLGRSFSTIVEAARGEGVDLGPALPGYAEALALRFRRELRPVPGMAEAVAGLSGPRAVASSSAPDRLRLSLSLTGLAPLFGPHVYSATQVARGKPEPDLFLFAARHLGIAPADCVVIEDSPAGLRAARAAGMRVIGFLGGSHAAPARLAEKLAALAPDALIDHARDLPKTLAELG, from the coding sequence GTGCGCGGGCTGATCTTCGACTGCGACGGGGTGCTGGTCGATTCCGAGCCCCTCGCCGCAGTCGAGATCGAGGCGCTGCTGCAAAGGCTGGGCGCGCCGATCACCCGCGCCCGCATCTATGACGAATTCCTGGGCCGCTCCTTCTCGACCATCGTCGAGGCGGCGCGGGGGGAGGGCGTCGATCTGGGCCCGGCGCTGCCCGGCTATGCCGAGGCGCTGGCCCTGCGCTTTCGCCGCGAGCTGCGCCCGGTGCCGGGCATGGCCGAGGCGGTCGCGGGGCTTTCCGGGCCGCGCGCCGTGGCCTCATCCAGCGCGCCGGACCGGCTGCGGCTGTCCCTGTCGCTGACCGGGCTGGCGCCGCTCTTCGGGCCGCATGTCTATTCCGCGACCCAGGTCGCGCGCGGCAAGCCCGAGCCCGACCTGTTCCTGTTCGCCGCCCGGCATCTGGGCATCGCACCGGCCGACTGCGTGGTGATCGAGGACAGCCCGGCCGGCCTGCGCGCCGCCCGCGCGGCAGGCATGCGGGTGATCGGCTTTCTGGGCGGCAGCCATGCCGCACCCGCCCGGCTGGCCGAAAAGCTGGCGGCGCTGGCCCCCGACGCGCTGATTGACCACGCCCGGGATTTGCCCAAGACTTTGGCCGAGCTGGGCTAG
- a CDS encoding carbohydrate ABC transporter permease, producing the protein MARKTSDTRRWGFTILAWGVAFLIFFPILWTILTSFKSEADAIASPPKFLFFDWTTQNYAEVQSRSPYFRHFMNSVIISVGSTLLGLLIAIPAAWSMAFQPAKRTKDLLMWMLSTKMMPAAGVLIPMYLLFRGWGLLDTRAGITVVLMLINLPIITWMLYTYFREIPSEILEAARMDGASLRNEILHVLTPMAVPGIASTLLLNVILAWNEAFWTLNLTTSKAAPLTTFIASYSSPEGLFYAKLSAASTMAIAPILILGWFSQKQLVRGLTFGAVK; encoded by the coding sequence ATGGCCCGCAAGACTTCCGATACCCGCCGCTGGGGCTTCACCATCCTGGCCTGGGGCGTGGCGTTCCTGATCTTCTTCCCGATCCTGTGGACGATCCTGACCAGCTTCAAGTCCGAGGCCGACGCCATCGCCAGCCCGCCCAAGTTCCTGTTCTTCGACTGGACGACCCAGAACTATGCCGAGGTGCAGTCGCGCTCGCCCTATTTCCGGCATTTCATGAACTCGGTCATCATCTCGGTCGGCTCGACGCTTCTTGGCCTGCTGATCGCCATTCCGGCCGCCTGGTCGATGGCCTTCCAGCCGGCCAAGCGCACCAAGGACCTGCTGATGTGGATGCTGTCCACCAAGATGATGCCGGCGGCCGGGGTGCTGATCCCGATGTATCTGCTGTTCCGCGGCTGGGGGCTTCTGGACACCCGCGCCGGGATCACCGTCGTCCTGATGCTGATCAACCTGCCGATCATCACCTGGATGCTCTACACCTATTTCCGCGAAATTCCTTCGGAAATCCTGGAAGCCGCGCGGATGGACGGCGCCAGCCTCAGGAACGAGATCCTGCACGTGCTGACGCCGATGGCCGTGCCCGGCATCGCCTCGACGCTGCTTCTGAACGTGATCCTAGCCTGGAACGAGGCGTTCTGGACGCTGAACCTGACCACCTCCAAGGCGGCGCCGCTGACGACCTTCATCGCCAGCTATTCCAGCCCCGAGGGGCTTTTCTACGCGAAACTCTCGGCGGCGAGCACCATGGCCATCGCCCCGATCCTGATCCTGGGCTGGTTCAGCCAGAAGCAACTCGTGCGCGGCCTGACCTTCGGCGCGGTGAAATGA
- a CDS encoding LysE family translocator, giving the protein MSVMAFLSAVLALLIAPGPTNTLMGLAGAQKGLRAVLRLMPAELLGYLAAILPLAWLGAGLLERWPAAAVGLKLVAALWVMLLAVRLWGRGGEDGAGDEVTARRVWLTTVLNPKALIFGLALLPAPADPGFAPRLALFCAMVVAAALLWGSAGTLTRIGDRGLGRLGVVQRLASAWLAAVSVTLIAGVIGA; this is encoded by the coding sequence ATGAGCGTCATGGCCTTCCTTTCCGCCGTCCTGGCGCTGCTGATCGCGCCCGGGCCGACGAATACGCTGATGGGCCTTGCCGGGGCGCAGAAGGGGCTGCGCGCCGTGCTGCGCCTGATGCCGGCAGAGCTGCTGGGCTATCTGGCCGCCATCCTGCCGCTGGCCTGGCTCGGCGCCGGGCTGCTGGAACGCTGGCCGGCGGCGGCGGTGGGGCTGAAGCTCGTGGCGGCGCTCTGGGTCATGCTACTGGCCGTCCGCCTGTGGGGGCGAGGCGGCGAGGATGGCGCGGGCGACGAGGTGACGGCGCGGCGGGTCTGGCTGACCACGGTGCTGAACCCCAAGGCGCTGATCTTCGGTCTGGCGCTGCTGCCGGCGCCCGCGGATCCGGGCTTTGCGCCAAGGCTGGCGCTGTTCTGCGCCATGGTGGTCGCGGCGGCGTTGCTCTGGGGTTCGGCGGGGACGCTGACCCGGATCGGGGATCGCGGTCTCGGCCGGCTGGGCGTGGTGCAGCGCCTGGCCTCGGCCTGGCTGGCGGCAGTCTCGGTCACGCTGATCGCGGGGGTGATCGGGGCGTGA
- a CDS encoding ABC transporter ATP-binding protein, producing the protein MGSITLQQVRKTFGEVEVIPGVDLEISDGEFVVFVGPSGCGKSTLLRLIAGLEDVTSGRIVIDGQDVTQAAPAKRKLAMVFQSYALYPHMSVRKNIAFPLKMAGMAADEQERRVQHAAGILNLTDYLDRRPGQLSGGQRQRVAIGRAIVREPSAFLFDEPLSNLDAALRVNMRVEISELHKKLATTMIYVTHDQVEAMTMADKIVVLRAGRVEQVGSPLELYRKPANRFVAGFIGSPNMNFIEGEAAAAMGAHAIGVRPEHFTMSTTGGQFAGTVGVAEHLGSDTFLHIELDGGTPIVARAAGEFPVDHGDRIWLTPQDGRVYRFDQQGLAL; encoded by the coding sequence ATGGGTAGCATCACGCTTCAACAGGTCCGCAAGACCTTCGGCGAGGTCGAGGTCATTCCGGGCGTCGATCTGGAGATCAGCGACGGCGAATTCGTGGTCTTCGTCGGCCCTTCGGGCTGCGGCAAGTCCACGCTTCTGCGGCTGATCGCCGGGCTTGAGGATGTGACCTCGGGCCGGATCGTCATCGACGGGCAGGACGTGACCCAGGCGGCGCCGGCCAAGCGCAAGCTGGCCATGGTGTTCCAGTCCTATGCGCTTTACCCGCATATGTCGGTCAGGAAGAACATCGCCTTTCCGCTGAAGATGGCGGGCATGGCGGCGGACGAGCAGGAGCGGCGCGTCCAGCATGCGGCCGGCATCCTGAACCTGACCGACTATCTGGACCGCCGTCCGGGCCAGCTGTCCGGTGGCCAGCGCCAGCGCGTCGCGATCGGCCGCGCCATCGTGCGCGAGCCCTCGGCCTTTCTGTTCGACGAGCCCTTGTCGAACCTCGACGCGGCCTTGCGGGTGAACATGCGGGTCGAGATTTCCGAGCTGCACAAGAAGCTGGCGACGACGATGATCTATGTCACCCATGACCAGGTCGAGGCGATGACCATGGCCGACAAGATCGTCGTGCTGCGCGCCGGCCGGGTCGAGCAGGTGGGTTCGCCGCTCGAACTTTACCGCAAGCCCGCGAACCGCTTCGTGGCGGGCTTCATCGGCAGCCCGAACATGAATTTCATCGAGGGCGAGGCCGCCGCCGCCATGGGGGCCCATGCCATCGGCGTACGCCCCGAGCATTTCACCATGTCCACCACCGGCGGCCAGTTCGCCGGCACGGTGGGCGTGGCCGAGCATCTGGGCTCGGACACCTTCCTGCATATCGAGCTGGACGGCGGCACCCCCATCGTCGCGCGGGCGGCGGGCGAGTTCCCGGTGGATCACGGCGACCGCATCTGGCTGACCCCGCAGGACGGCCGGGTCTATCGCTTCGACCAGCAGGGGTTGGCGCTGTAA
- a CDS encoding FGGY-family carbohydrate kinase, giving the protein MLIGAVDVGSARARAGLFTLDGRLIARASRGFATIAGPDRQAMHDFAEIWRAVAEALAEARRQAGASPAQVGALAFDATCSLAVEAPGFAPDVIAWHDHRAVAEAGELSRIPHEIVARAGGSVSPEMQTPKLMWLKRHRPEVWAVLAGVRDLCDQLAFRATGIEARSLCATAAKWPWLPDRGGWQADLLEQAGIADFPRPGPVLPPGARIGPLSLQGAAELGLEPQTLVAAGLIDAFAGALGAAPDMPALIAGTSNCVMATGLAPRPALWGPYPGAILPGESVSEGGQSATGALLERVRGLYPQPVSHDAILARIAADPEPEPGLHVLPDIKGSRTPFADPLMRGAIHGLTLERSAQALDALYWRAAVGIALGTRQVIAHMGLAPAALAMAGGQARSALLRQLYADATGAEIHWQPEDAVLRGTAIAAAAPLMGGIRAARARFARPVEITRPDPQARARRERDWRIFLRMQQQRAEIAAMSVA; this is encoded by the coding sequence GTGCTGATCGGGGCCGTGGATGTGGGCTCGGCCCGGGCGCGAGCGGGGCTTTTCACCCTCGACGGCCGGCTGATCGCCCGCGCGAGCCGGGGTTTCGCCACCATCGCGGGGCCCGACCGGCAGGCCATGCACGATTTCGCCGAGATCTGGCGGGCCGTGGCCGAGGCCCTGGCCGAGGCGCGGCGTCAGGCCGGCGCCAGCCCCGCGCAGGTCGGGGCGCTGGCCTTCGATGCCACCTGCTCGCTGGCGGTCGAGGCGCCGGGCTTTGCCCCGGACGTGATCGCCTGGCACGACCATCGCGCCGTGGCCGAGGCGGGCGAACTCAGCCGCATCCCGCATGAGATCGTCGCGCGGGCCGGCGGCTCGGTCTCGCCCGAGATGCAGACGCCGAAGCTGATGTGGCTCAAGCGCCATCGGCCCGAGGTCTGGGCGGTTCTGGCCGGAGTGCGCGACCTTTGCGACCAGCTGGCCTTTCGCGCCACCGGCATCGAGGCGCGCTCGCTTTGCGCGACGGCGGCGAAATGGCCCTGGCTGCCGGATCGCGGCGGCTGGCAGGCGGACCTGCTGGAACAGGCCGGGATCGCCGATTTCCCGCGCCCGGGGCCGGTCCTGCCGCCCGGCGCGCGCATCGGCCCGCTTTCCTTGCAGGGCGCGGCCGAGCTGGGGCTGGAGCCCCAGACGCTGGTCGCTGCCGGGCTGATCGACGCCTTTGCCGGGGCGCTCGGCGCGGCGCCGGACATGCCGGCGCTGATCGCCGGCACCTCGAACTGCGTGATGGCGACCGGGCTGGCGCCGCGCCCGGCGCTTTGGGGCCCCTATCCCGGCGCCATCCTGCCCGGCGAAAGCGTCAGCGAAGGCGGCCAGTCCGCGACCGGCGCGCTGCTGGAGCGGGTGCGCGGGCTTTACCCGCAGCCGGTCAGCCACGACGCGATCCTGGCCCGGATCGCCGCCGATCCCGAGCCGGAGCCCGGCCTGCATGTCCTGCCCGACATCAAGGGCAGCCGCACGCCCTTCGCCGATCCGCTGATGCGCGGCGCGATCCACGGCCTGACGCTGGAACGCAGCGCGCAGGCGCTGGATGCGCTATACTGGCGCGCGGCGGTGGGCATCGCGCTGGGGACGCGGCAGGTCATCGCGCATATGGGGCTGGCGCCCGCGGCGCTGGCCATGGCCGGCGGGCAGGCGCGCTCGGCCCTGCTGCGCCAGCTTTATGCCGATGCGACCGGGGCCGAGATCCACTGGCAGCCCGAGGACGCGGTGCTGCGCGGCACCGCCATCGCCGCCGCCGCGCCGCTCATGGGCGGGATCCGCGCCGCGCGCGCCCGTTTCGCAAGACCGGTCGAGATCACCCGCCCCGATCCGCAGGCCCGGGCGCGGCGCGAGCGGGACTGGCGCATCTTCCTGCGCATGCAGCAGCAGCGCGCCGAAATCGCCGCGATGTCAGTCGCCTAG